From the genome of Pyxidicoccus trucidator, one region includes:
- a CDS encoding type IV pilus twitching motility protein PilT, which yields MELEAIIRRAREQGASDVHLEGGMPMALRVRGTLRLVGEPVPSSTLTALAREVVGEDGWHEFLERCSYDVSRTLEGQRIRINVLRSARGVGFAIRLLSTSQATLKRLNLHPDLRRLVEPTHGLVLVSGPTGSGKTSTQAALLQELNLGEARHIITVESPIEYALVPRQSFIRQREVGRDTPSFEQALIDAMREDPDVLMVGEMREPEVMRLTLNAAETGHLVLATVHSASAGEALSRVVSAFPPEMQAAVCAQLADCLVGVVCQRLRYRPEVGLRVPECEVLMASTAVKSIVRQGAFYKIPSAIETGAADGCWSFARYADWLAKKTDWSQPTPAPEDAPAPEPIDELRATPMARTRPATVTRLPPSAARPKRSPPPAESRPGEEGVFVIQGEQDDLVSLIRELEGGGSRE from the coding sequence ATGGAGCTCGAAGCCATCATCCGCCGCGCCCGGGAGCAGGGGGCCAGCGACGTTCACCTGGAGGGCGGCATGCCCATGGCGCTGCGCGTGCGAGGGACGCTGAGGCTGGTGGGCGAGCCGGTGCCTTCCTCCACGCTCACCGCCCTGGCTCGCGAGGTGGTGGGCGAGGACGGCTGGCACGAGTTCCTGGAGCGTTGCTCCTACGACGTGTCGCGCACGTTGGAGGGCCAGCGCATCCGCATCAACGTGCTACGGAGTGCGCGAGGCGTGGGCTTCGCCATCCGCCTCCTGTCCACGTCGCAGGCGACGCTGAAGCGATTGAACCTGCACCCGGACCTGCGCCGGCTCGTGGAGCCGACCCATGGGCTCGTCCTGGTGAGCGGGCCCACGGGCTCGGGGAAGACGTCCACGCAGGCGGCGCTGCTCCAGGAGCTGAACCTGGGCGAGGCGCGGCACATCATCACCGTGGAGAGCCCCATCGAGTATGCGCTGGTGCCCCGGCAGTCCTTCATCCGGCAGCGCGAGGTGGGACGGGACACGCCGTCCTTCGAGCAGGCGCTCATCGACGCGATGCGGGAGGACCCGGACGTGTTGATGGTGGGGGAGATGCGCGAGCCGGAGGTAATGCGCCTGACGCTGAATGCGGCGGAGACGGGGCACCTGGTGCTGGCCACGGTGCACTCGGCCAGCGCGGGTGAGGCCCTGTCGCGGGTGGTGTCCGCCTTCCCACCGGAGATGCAGGCGGCGGTGTGCGCGCAGCTCGCGGACTGCCTCGTGGGCGTGGTGTGCCAGCGGCTGCGCTACCGGCCGGAGGTGGGCCTGCGCGTGCCCGAGTGCGAGGTGCTCATGGCCAGCACGGCGGTGAAGAGCATCGTCAGGCAGGGGGCCTTCTACAAGATTCCGTCGGCCATCGAGACCGGCGCCGCCGACGGCTGCTGGTCCTTTGCGCGCTACGCGGACTGGCTGGCGAAGAAGACGGACTGGAGCCAGCCCACCCCCGCGCCCGAGGACGCTCCGGCGCCCGAGCCCATCGACGAGCTGCGTGCCACGCCCATGGCCCGGACCCGGCCCGCCACCGTCACCCGACTGCCGCCGTCAGCGGCGAGGCCGAAGCGGAGTCCGCCGCCCGCCGAGTCCCGGCCCGGGGAGGAAGGCGTCTTCGTCATCCAGGGGGAGCAGGACGACCTGGTGTCCCTCATTCGCGAATTGGAGGGAGGCGGCTCCCGGGAGTGA